A genomic region of Deltaproteobacteria bacterium contains the following coding sequences:
- the dprA gene encoding DNA-protecting protein DprA: protein MAARTHAVPLDDTALAWLALALVPELPPRRAFALVERFGTPRAVLEAPAGALAAADAPPPVVTAIGQAPGRARAEARKLAAAGATLVAWSDGAYPPALRQIADPPLVLAVRGSLGEPDEPAVAVVGTRHASEYGLRMAEELARGLAQAGVTVVSGLATGIDGAAHRAALAAGGRTVAVFGTGIDRVYPSWHRGLAAAIAARGALVSEFPCGAPPLQFHFPRRNRIISGLTRGTVVVEAAEQSGSLITAGYALEQDRQVFAVPGPAGVAAHLGPNRLIQQGARLVVGAENVLEELWPGLLLRFAARRAAAAEAALSTPERQVLAAIGPEGRHVDDVIREAAVPPGAALETLLALELRGLVRQLPGKRFCRRAA, encoded by the coding sequence ATGGCTGCCCGGACGCACGCGGTGCCCCTCGACGACACGGCGCTGGCCTGGCTCGCGCTCGCGCTGGTGCCCGAGCTGCCGCCGCGCCGCGCCTTCGCGCTCGTCGAGCGCTTCGGGACGCCGCGCGCCGTGCTCGAGGCGCCGGCCGGCGCGCTCGCCGCGGCCGACGCGCCGCCCCCCGTCGTCACGGCGATCGGCCAGGCCCCGGGGCGCGCGCGCGCCGAGGCGCGCAAGCTCGCTGCTGCCGGCGCCACGCTGGTCGCCTGGAGCGACGGCGCGTATCCGCCGGCCTTGAGGCAGATCGCGGATCCGCCGCTCGTGCTCGCGGTGCGCGGCAGCCTCGGCGAGCCCGACGAGCCCGCGGTGGCGGTCGTCGGCACGCGGCACGCGAGCGAGTACGGCCTGCGCATGGCCGAGGAGCTGGCCCGCGGGCTCGCCCAGGCCGGCGTCACGGTGGTGAGCGGCCTCGCGACCGGCATCGACGGCGCAGCCCACCGGGCCGCGCTCGCGGCCGGCGGCCGGACGGTCGCCGTCTTCGGCACCGGCATCGACCGCGTCTATCCGAGCTGGCATCGCGGGCTGGCAGCCGCCATCGCGGCGCGGGGCGCCCTGGTGAGCGAGTTCCCCTGCGGCGCGCCGCCGCTCCAGTTCCACTTCCCGCGCCGCAACCGGATCATCAGCGGGCTCACGCGCGGCACCGTCGTGGTCGAGGCCGCCGAGCAGAGCGGCTCGCTCATCACCGCCGGCTACGCCCTCGAGCAGGACCGGCAGGTGTTCGCCGTGCCGGGGCCGGCCGGCGTGGCCGCGCACCTCGGCCCGAATCGGCTGATCCAGCAGGGGGCCAGGCTCGTCGTGGGCGCCGAGAACGTGCTGGAGGAGCTCTGGCCCGGGCTGCTGCTGCGGTTCGCCGCGCGGCGCGCCGCCGCGGCGGAGGCCGCGCTCAGCACGCCGGAGCGGCAGGTCCTGGCCGCGATCGGCCCCGAGGGACGGCACGTCGACGACGTGATCCGTGAGGCCGCGGTGCCGCCGGGCGCGGCGCTCGAGACGCTGCTCGCGCTCGAGCTGCGCGGCCTGGTGCGCCAGCTCCCCGGCAAGCGCTTCTGCCGGCGCGCCGCCTGA